The genomic window GTTTCCCTTTGTAGTCCTTGCGGAGTCAGCGGCGGCATGGAACCCAAGGTGCTGGTGTGCATTCATGAGCGCCCTTCCGGAAAGCCGTCCTGCGGGGGACGCGGCAGTCTGAAACTGGCCGAGGCGCTGGAAAAGGCGCTGGCGGAGGAACCGGTTCCCGTTGCTTGCAAGCGCATCGCCTGTTTTGGCAAATGTGCCGAAGGACCCATCGTGCGTATCGCTCCGGGCGGAGCTTTTTTCCGGGGGGTGACCGAGGAGATGCTGGGGGAGATTCTGCAGGCGGCGCGGGATTTTCGGCAGAGCAAGACGGAACCCGTCGCCGAAGAGAACGAGGGGCAGGAAGCCCCGCCTCCGGAAGGTTGATTGTCCCCGCGCCCCATTGAGGGGATGTGCGTTCCGTGGCCTTTTCAGTCATGCGGGGGACCGGGGGGGCTGGCCCCCCCGGCGGGGTTCGGGGCAGCGCCCCGAGGTGTTGACGTTGCCGTAGCGGCCCGCAGCATCAAGGAAAGCGCACCAACTCACCACTCGCACCATCTGGACGACCCGCTGCGGACTGCGGGGGAGGGCAAGGGGGGGCCTCATCCCCCCATCCTTTTTGGAGGTGCCAATTCCACCGAGGTACAGGTTTCCAAGAACAAGGATCTCGTTTTCTCGAACAACCCCGGCTCTATCTTGATGGCACGTTTAAAGAGGGGGAGGATGAGACCCTCCCCTGGCCCCCTCCGGCGGGTCGAAGCCTTTCCGAAGAGGGTGCAAAACGATCGGGTAGGTGCGCGCTTTTCTTCAGAGCTTCGACCCGCTACGGCAACGTCAACACCTCGGGGCGCTGCCCCGAACCCCGCCGGGGGGGATAATCCCTCCCCGGACCCCCGTCCATCTACCATCACTCGATGCTGTAGCCCCGTTCGTCGTGCAGGGCCAGATCCAAACCGTCCACTTCCTGCAGCGTATCCACCCGGAAGCCCACCATGGCGTCCACCGCCTTGTAGAGAACATAGCTGAGAACCGCGCTCCAGACGATGGTCGCCACCACGCCGATGGCCTGCACCCCCACCTGGGACGCCATGGTCACCCCGGCGGGATAACCCAGCCCACCCAGCAGGGGAGAAGCGAAAACCCCGGCCATCAAGGTACCGATAATGCCACCCACGCCATGTACCGGGAAGACATCGAGGGAGTCGTCGATGTTGAGCTTGCGTTTACAGTAGAGGGTGGACCAGTAGCAAACCACCCCGGCGATGAAGCCGATGAGGATACCCCCCATGGGACCGACATAACCGGAAGCCGGGGTGATGGTGCCCAAACCGGCCACCATGCCGGTGACAATACCCAACACGCTCGGTTTGCCGTGGCGCACCCACTCCATGCCCATCCAGGCCAGAGCCCCGGCGGAAGCCCCCATGTGGGTCACCAGCATGGCCATGCCGGCGTTACCGTTGGCGGCCAGAGCCGACCCGGCGTTAAAGCCGTACCAGCCGACCCACAGCATGGCCGCTCCCGTATAGGTCATGGTCAGGTTGTGGGGCAGCATCAGATGAGTGGGGAATCCCTTGCGTCGTCCAATGACCAGCGCCCCCACCAGAGAGGCGATGCCCGCGTTGATGTGAACCACCGTTCCTCCGGCGTAGTCCATCAAGCCCATATTGCCCAGCCAGCCGCCACCCCAGACCCAGTGGCAGACCGGTGCGTAGACCACCACCAACCAGGCACCGGAAAAAAGCAGCACCGCAGAAAACTTCACCCGTTCGGCAAAACCGCCCACCACCAGGGCCGGGGTGATGATGGCGAAGGTCATCTGGAACATGGCGAAAACAGTCTCGGGCAGTTCTCCCTTGAGGCTGTCCGGCATCAGTCCCATGAGGAAGCCGCGTTCCGGACCGCCGATCCAGTCGTTGAGCGAGCCGCCGTTGCCGAAGGAGAGGCTGTATACCCCGATCAGCCACAACACGGAGACCAGGCAGACGATGCCGAAACATTGCATGAGCAGGGAGAGAACGTTCTTGGTGCGCACCAACCCGCCGTAGAAGAGGGCCAGACCCGGAATGGTCATGAACAGCACCAGGGCCGTGGCGGTGAGAATCCAGGCGGTATGGGCCGCATTGGCACCGGTTTCGGCGGCCTGGCCGAAGGCCGGCAGCAGAACGAGACCCAGTGCGCCGCACAGCGTCTTCCACACGGATTTTGTCAGGGGAGAACCTCGCATCGCTTTGCTTCCTCGCTGAAGTGAATTTCTGCAGCAGGTTGAGCAAATTCCGTGCAATGCCGGGACAGGTGGTCATTTCAAGGGCGAAGTGGCGTCAGCAAAGGCATGGAGAGATCGACGGGTTCCGGCGGGAAATCGTGGAATGATGAATTTTTGAGCTATTGTGGCCACGACTTGAACAGATAGTCTATTTTTTCAGCAAAGCCGACGCCGGCCCTACAGCTCGATGCGCCGCAATCGCAAGGCGTTGCCCACCACCGCCAGACTGGAAAGCGACATGGCGATGGCCGCCCCCAGGGGATGCACCAAGCCCGCCGCCGCCAAAGGCGTGGCCACCAGATTGTAGAGCAGGGAGAGGGCGAAATTCTGCCGGATGATGCGCATGGTGCGCCGCGCCAGCACCACCGCGCGGGGAATGGCGAGCAGATGGGTGTCCAGCAGCACCAGATCCGCCGTCATCAACGGCAGATGGGAGGTCTGCCCCATGGCCAGGGAACACTGGGCCCGCGCCATGGCGGGGGCGTCGTTGATGCCGTCTCCCACCATGGCCACACACCGCCCCGCCGCCTGCAAAGCGGCCACCGTTTCGACCTTGCCCTCGGGAAGGCAGCCCCCCTGAGCCTTGGTCAGCCCCAAACGGGCGGCCATGTCGGCCACGGTGGCGGGCCGGTCCCCGGAAAGCAACATCAGATCGAGCCCCAACCGGCGCAAGGCGGCCAGAGCCTGGGGCGCATCCTCCCGCTCCGGGTCCCGCAGCCCCAGCCAGCCCAGAAACTGACCATCCGCGCCACAGGCCACCCAACTCAGGGAAGGGGCCTCCTGCGGTGGCGAGGGGGTGGCGCTCAGACCGAGTCGCTCCGCCACGAAGGATTCCCGCCCAACCACCACCTTGCGGCCTTCCACCTCCGCTTCCACACCCCGACCGGGATGGTTGCGGAAGGCGGTGGCCGGCGGTGGCTCAACCCCGTTCTCACGAATCCAAACCTCCACGACGGCCTTGGCCAGGGGATGCTCGGACCCGAATTCCGCCGCCGCCGCCAGTCGCAACAACGACTCCCCGCCCTGCCGATGCGCCAGCACCGGACGCCCGACGGTCACTGTACCCGTCTTGTCCAGCACCAGGAGATCCACCCGCGCCAGATGCTCCAGCGCGGCGGAGCGTTTCACCAGAATGCCCCGTTGCGCCGCAGCCCCGATGGCCACCACCATCGCCGCCGGCGTGGCCAGCCCCAGAGCGCAGGGACAGGTAATCACCAGCAGCGCCACCGCATGGGTCAAGGCCAGATCCACCCCCTGGGGCCACCAGTAGAGAAAAGTCGCCACCGCCAGCAACAGGACCACCGCCACGAATCGTCCCGCCAGGCGATCCGCCAGCTCCTGAACCGGAGGCCGGTTCTCCTGGGCCGTGGCCACCATGCGCACGATGCGCGCCAGGGTCGTCTCCTCCCCCACTCCGGTGGCCTGCATGGTCAACAGGCCATCCACAACCAGACTGCCACAGGCCAGAAAATCACCCGGCTGCTTCTCCACCGGCAAACTCTCGCCGGTGAGCATGGCCTCGTCCACCGCCGCCACCCCCTCCAGCACCACCCCGTCCACGGGAACCCGTCCACCCGGACGCACCCGCACCCGATCCCCCGGAACCACCTGACGGGCCGGCAGCTGACTCCACACCCCTTCCCGCTCCACCTCCGCCGTCACCGGCTCCAGCAGCAGCAGCCGCTCTGCGGATTGGGCCGCCTTGCGTCGCGCCGCCGACTCCAGATAACGTCCCACCAGCAGCAGGAACAACAACATCGTCACCGAGTCGAAATAGGTCTCCCCCACACCCCGCCAGGTGGCCGATACGCTGTAGAGGAAGATCAACATCACCCCCAGGGCGATGGGCAGATCCATGGTCAGCCCCCCCGCCCGCAAGCCACGCCACGCCCCCTGGAAGAAGGGCCAGCCCCCCACCAGCACCGTGGGCAGGGCCAGCACCAGGGAGACCCACTCGAAGAAGAGGCGCATGGCCGGATCGATGCCCTGGAAGTAGCCCGCGTAAAGGGCCACGGAAATCATCATGATGTTGCCCGCCCCGAAACCGGTCAGGGCCAGACGAAACAGGCGCACCCGCTGTTCCCGGGCCAACTGCTGCGCCACCTGCCGCGCCTCGAAGGGCTCGACCCGGTATCCCAGGCGGCGAATCAGCCGCACGATGGCCGACAGGGTGAGTTTCTGGGGATTCCACACCACCCGCAACTGCTGGGTGGCGTAGTTGACCCGCGCTTCCAACACCCCGTCGAGGCGGGTCAGGGCCTGTTCGTTCAGCCAGATGCAGGCGGCGCAGTGAATGCCCCCCAGCATCAGCAGGGCCTCCCGGTTTTCTCCCACGGTGTGAACGAAGGACTCCTGCCAGGTGACATCATCCCAGGCGGCCAGGGAGGCGAGTTCCACCTCCGCCGGCACCATGGCCATACCGCCGCCGTCCCGCCGGGCGTAATAGGCCTGCAGCCCCGCGCCGCGAATCAGCTCGTAGGCGCCCAGACAGCCGTGGCAGCAGAAACGATGCCCCTTGCCGCCCTCCTCCGCCTCCAGGCGAAAACCCGGCGGTATCGGCAAGCCACAATGGAAGCAGACCTCATCGGACATGGAAAGGCCGGTCACGGATTCTCAAGGATATAGCGGCGCAACTGCTCGACATCCAAAATGTCCACCGATCGTTCGTTGACCCTAATCAGTCCCAGACGGACCATCTTGGCCAACAGGCGGGAGAGGGTTTCCGGTTGAATGGAGAGACGGGAGGCTATCAGGCGTTTGGAAGCGTCCAGAACCACCGTGCAGGAGGTCAAATCGTCGTCGGGCAGAAGATCCAGCAGATAATTGGCCAACCGACCGGAAGCACTTTGCAGACAGAGGCTGTCGATCTCCCCGACCTGACAGCGCAGTCGCAGGCTCATGTGGCCCATCATGCGGAAACAGGTCTCCGACGATTCGCGCAGAATCGAGAGGAACAGGCGGTTGTCGAAACTCAGCAGCTCGCAATCCTGCACGGCTTCTGCAGCGACCGGATAGGTCTTGCGCTCCATGAACATCACCGCCACGGCAAAGACCATGCCGGGCCGGACCAACTCGATGATCTTTTCGTCCCCGTTGGCGGACAACCGGAAGAGTTTGATCTGACCGCGCCGCAACAGGAAAAAGCGGTCCGCCTCCTGCTGGGCGTCGAAGAGGATCTCCTGGGCATGAAGGCGCAGGGGCCGCATGCTTTTCGTCACCAAATGCAACTGTGCTGGGGAGAGCGCCGTGAAAAGGGGGATGCCCGCCAGGGGACCGGTCCCGTCAACAACCGGAATCGATATGGCCGTGGCCGTGGTGGCGTTGCTCATACGTCCTTTCGCCTCTTTTTCCGAGTCAACTCGTCCGCTTTGAAAAAGGCCGTCGCGGCTTCACGATCCCGACCCTGGGTCTTGAGAAACTCTCCCAAAGCCACCAAAGGGGCCGCCCGATCGGGATGATCCCCCACCGCGCGGCGGAAAGCCAGTTCCGCCTCCACCAACCACTCCTTTTCGGCCAGGAATTCTCCCAAACCCCAGCGCCCTCCGGGAGCATGGGATTTGGACAACAGCTCCCCCAAACCGCAGTCCACCTCCTCTTCCGCCCGAGCCATCACCTCTTGCAGGCTGCCCAGATTGAGGGGGGTCATCTCGGCGGCGCTGGCCTTGCGCAGTTGCCTGCGGATGATTTTTTCCTTTCGGGACAGCTTCGGTTTGCGCAACAACCTGGCCTTGCGCAATACGGGCTCGACAAGCCTCCGGTCGCGGCTTGCAGCCTGTCGCTTCCCCTTCGGGTCGGTCCCTTTCTTACCCGACACGCTCCCTCCCGCTTTCCTGTCCGCCCCACGAACCACCACCGTCTCCAATGGTAAGGCCATCCCGGAAACTATGCCACCCTTTCCCTTCGCCGGAAAGGGAGTTCCACACATGAAACCCTTGATCAATACGGCGGAAACTGGCATTTAGAGAGCTCCTCTCACCCGACAGGGAAGCCCGAAATGAAACCCCTCAAACAACTCCTGCGTCCGGAAGAAGTCCTCATCACCCGCGCTCTGCTCCACTGGGGAGTCTATCTGCCGGCGCTGCTGCTGACCATACCCCTGCTGCACTATCTTTCCATTCCGATCACGGAGTGGTTCCAGACCAACCGTTTCGACGGCCTTTTTCTGATACCGCTGGCCAAAAAGAAGCTGCACGGTCTGGCCATCTGGTTTCCCCTCAGCATGGCCGCCTATGTGGCCGCTTTCATGCTGCGAGAGTCCCGGCAAGCCCTGCTCACCTCCCGTGGATTGATCCTGATGCACCGTTTCGGGGCGCGCCACATCCGCCGCCTGCGGCTGGAACAGGTGCGCAAACTGGAGGTCGAACAAGGGGCTCCGGGCCGACTGCTCCACTATGGCCACCTGCACTTCACCCTGCGGGACGGCTCCCGGATCACGATACCCCGGATATTCCGTCCGGAGCGTTTTCAGGCCCGGTTGCAGGCGCGTCTGGAGTTATTGCCCCCGCTGGAATCGTAATGCGGAACTGTGCGCCCCGGGGACCGTTTTCCACCTCGATGCAACCGGACATATGCTCCTCGACGATCATCTTGGCCATGTACAGCCCGATGCCCGTGCCGCCGCTGCCTTTGGTGGTGAAATAGGGCTCGAAGACACGTCCGATGATCTCCTCCCCGATGCCCCCGCCGTTGTCACCCAAACGGGTGACCACCCGACCCTTCTCGTTGCGCAGATCGATCTCCACTTCACCA from Magnetococcales bacterium includes these protein-coding regions:
- a CDS encoding Crp/Fnr family transcriptional regulator; amino-acid sequence: MSNATTATAISIPVVDGTGPLAGIPLFTALSPAQLHLVTKSMRPLRLHAQEILFDAQQEADRFFLLRRGQIKLFRLSANGDEKIIELVRPGMVFAVAVMFMERKTYPVAAEAVQDCELLSFDNRLFLSILRESSETCFRMMGHMSLRLRCQVGEIDSLCLQSASGRLANYLLDLLPDDDLTSCTVVLDASKRLIASRLSIQPETLSRLLAKMVRLGLIRVNERSVDILDVEQLRRYILENP
- a CDS encoding heavy metal translocating P-type ATPase, producing MTGLSMSDEVCFHCGLPIPPGFRLEAEEGGKGHRFCCHGCLGAYELIRGAGLQAYYARRDGGGMAMVPAEVELASLAAWDDVTWQESFVHTVGENREALLMLGGIHCAACIWLNEQALTRLDGVLEARVNYATQQLRVVWNPQKLTLSAIVRLIRRLGYRVEPFEARQVAQQLAREQRVRLFRLALTGFGAGNIMMISVALYAGYFQGIDPAMRLFFEWVSLVLALPTVLVGGWPFFQGAWRGLRAGGLTMDLPIALGVMLIFLYSVSATWRGVGETYFDSVTMLLFLLLVGRYLESAARRKAAQSAERLLLLEPVTAEVEREGVWSQLPARQVVPGDRVRVRPGGRVPVDGVVLEGVAAVDEAMLTGESLPVEKQPGDFLACGSLVVDGLLTMQATGVGEETTLARIVRMVATAQENRPPVQELADRLAGRFVAVVLLLAVATFLYWWPQGVDLALTHAVALLVITCPCALGLATPAAMVVAIGAAAQRGILVKRSAALEHLARVDLLVLDKTGTVTVGRPVLAHRQGGESLLRLAAAAEFGSEHPLAKAVVEVWIRENGVEPPPATAFRNHPGRGVEAEVEGRKVVVGRESFVAERLGLSATPSPPQEAPSLSWVACGADGQFLGWLGLRDPEREDAPQALAALRRLGLDLMLLSGDRPATVADMAARLGLTKAQGGCLPEGKVETVAALQAAGRCVAMVGDGINDAPAMARAQCSLAMGQTSHLPLMTADLVLLDTHLLAIPRAVVLARRTMRIIRQNFALSLLYNLVATPLAAAGLVHPLGAAIAMSLSSLAVVGNALRLRRIEL
- a CDS encoding ammonium transporter, whose translation is MRGSPLTKSVWKTLCGALGLVLLPAFGQAAETGANAAHTAWILTATALVLFMTIPGLALFYGGLVRTKNVLSLLMQCFGIVCLVSVLWLIGVYSLSFGNGGSLNDWIGGPERGFLMGLMPDSLKGELPETVFAMFQMTFAIITPALVVGGFAERVKFSAVLLFSGAWLVVVYAPVCHWVWGGGWLGNMGLMDYAGGTVVHINAGIASLVGALVIGRRKGFPTHLMLPHNLTMTYTGAAMLWVGWYGFNAGSALAANGNAGMAMLVTHMGASAGALAWMGMEWVRHGKPSVLGIVTGMVAGLGTITPASGYVGPMGGILIGFIAGVVCYWSTLYCKRKLNIDDSLDVFPVHGVGGIIGTLMAGVFASPLLGGLGYPAGVTMASQVGVQAIGVVATIVWSAVLSYVLYKAVDAMVGFRVDTLQEVDGLDLALHDERGYSIE
- a CDS encoding (2Fe-2S) ferredoxin domain-containing protein; amino-acid sequence: MEPKVLVCIHERPSGKPSCGGRGSLKLAEALEKALAEEPVPVACKRIACFGKCAEGPIVRIAPGGAFFRGVTEEMLGEILQAARDFRQSKTEPVAEENEGQEAPPPEG
- a CDS encoding PH domain-containing protein produces the protein MKPLKQLLRPEEVLITRALLHWGVYLPALLLTIPLLHYLSIPITEWFQTNRFDGLFLIPLAKKKLHGLAIWFPLSMAAYVAAFMLRESRQALLTSRGLILMHRFGARHIRRLRLEQVRKLEVEQGAPGRLLHYGHLHFTLRDGSRITIPRIFRPERFQARLQARLELLPPLES